In Chitinophaga sp. HK235, a single window of DNA contains:
- a CDS encoding S1/P1 nuclease, which translates to MRKKILTGLFLSFLLPLASFAWGPNGHRIVAEIAWQHLTPQAKKAVINILGRQSMPMIANWPDFIKSDTTHQYDHTNKWHYLDFPANIGRAEFDNLLKEATGENLYTQTQAMIKDLKNKKLAKDKQVFALSFLVHMLGDMHQPLHVGRDEDMGGNKINLTWFDKASNLHRVWDEQLIDFQQLSYTEYSQAIDIASPARVKELQSGTIADWMYESHVLADKVYGYTKPDSKLSYRYNYVFVDNLNDQLLKGGLRLATVLNGIFK; encoded by the coding sequence ATGAGAAAAAAGATCTTGACAGGACTGTTCCTGTCCTTTTTACTGCCTTTAGCCAGCTTTGCCTGGGGGCCCAACGGGCACCGCATTGTAGCGGAAATTGCCTGGCAGCACCTGACTCCACAGGCTAAAAAAGCCGTTATTAACATCCTCGGACGCCAAAGTATGCCGATGATCGCCAACTGGCCGGATTTTATCAAATCTGACACCACCCACCAGTACGATCATACCAATAAATGGCATTACCTGGATTTCCCGGCCAATATTGGCCGCGCCGAATTCGACAATCTGCTGAAAGAAGCCACCGGCGAAAACCTGTACACACAAACACAGGCAATGATCAAAGATTTGAAAAACAAGAAACTGGCAAAAGATAAGCAGGTCTTTGCCCTCAGTTTCCTGGTACACATGCTGGGAGATATGCACCAGCCGCTGCACGTAGGCCGTGATGAAGACATGGGCGGCAACAAAATCAATCTGACATGGTTCGATAAAGCCTCCAACCTCCACCGTGTATGGGATGAGCAACTGATCGACTTTCAACAGCTCAGCTACACAGAATACAGCCAAGCCATCGATATCGCTTCCCCTGCACGCGTAAAGGAATTGCAGAGCGGTACTATTGCTGATTGGATGTATGAATCCCATGTACTGGCCGACAAAGTATATGGTTACACCAAACCGGATTCCAAGCTGAGCTACCGCTACAACTACGTTTTTGTGGACAACCTCAATGACCAACTGCTGAAAGGTGGGCTGAGACTGGCCACTGTGCTGAATGGCATTTTTAAATAA
- a CDS encoding MATE family efflux transporter, producing the protein MSFLKQAQLRAVNFFTLFRTAVAGTEKEFTTGSINRAIFLLAIPMVLEMAMESLFAVVDIFFVSHLGVNAITTVGLTESVLTLVYTCSMGLGMAATAIVARRTGEKNAAEAAHAAMQALYIAVTLSVVIGIVGVFFARDILLLMGASKEVVEYGYVYTKILLAGNVVIILLFLINGIFRGAGDAALAMRSLWIANGLNILLCPLLIRGWGPIPAMGLKGAALATFIGRGTGVCYQISHLIRGNDLIKITKQHLSPAWKTIVSLLKLAAGSTAQMLIASASWIFLVRIISYFGKDAVAGYTIAIRVVIFTILPAWGMANAAAALVGQNLGAGQPERAEQSVWRAAFLNVIFLGAVGLAFLIAAPAVIQLFTFEDEVVRYGVQCLRLMSLGYVFFAYGMVITQSFNGAGDTRTPTLINLVALWMFQMPLAYSLAIWLNWGPQGVFWAIAIAESMMAVAGVLLFRRGTWKQVKI; encoded by the coding sequence ATGTCATTTCTTAAACAGGCACAGTTACGTGCTGTTAATTTTTTTACGTTGTTCCGGACGGCTGTTGCCGGAACAGAAAAGGAGTTTACTACTGGTAGTATCAACCGGGCTATTTTTCTGCTGGCGATTCCGATGGTGCTGGAGATGGCCATGGAGTCGTTGTTTGCCGTTGTGGATATTTTTTTTGTTAGCCATCTGGGTGTTAATGCCATTACTACAGTAGGGCTTACAGAATCGGTGCTTACACTGGTATATACCTGTTCGATGGGGCTGGGTATGGCAGCTACTGCTATAGTGGCCAGACGTACCGGCGAAAAGAACGCCGCAGAAGCGGCCCATGCAGCTATGCAGGCACTGTATATTGCTGTTACGCTGTCTGTGGTGATCGGCATCGTGGGTGTATTTTTTGCCCGGGATATCTTATTGCTGATGGGTGCTTCCAAAGAAGTGGTTGAATACGGTTACGTATATACGAAAATATTACTGGCCGGTAATGTCGTGATCATTTTATTGTTTCTAATCAATGGTATTTTCCGGGGAGCAGGTGATGCGGCCCTGGCGATGCGTTCACTGTGGATTGCCAACGGATTGAATATTTTGCTGTGTCCTTTACTGATCAGGGGCTGGGGGCCTATACCGGCAATGGGTTTGAAAGGAGCTGCACTGGCTACGTTTATTGGTAGGGGTACTGGTGTTTGTTATCAGATATCTCACCTGATACGTGGTAATGATCTGATAAAGATTACAAAGCAACACCTCTCACCAGCATGGAAGACCATTGTATCGTTGTTGAAGCTGGCGGCAGGTAGTACTGCTCAGATGTTGATAGCCTCTGCCAGCTGGATTTTTCTGGTAAGGATTATTTCCTATTTCGGGAAAGATGCGGTAGCAGGATATACCATTGCTATCAGGGTAGTGATATTTACAATACTGCCTGCATGGGGCATGGCCAATGCTGCTGCAGCGCTGGTAGGTCAAAACCTGGGTGCCGGACAGCCGGAAAGGGCCGAGCAGTCGGTATGGAGAGCCGCTTTCCTGAACGTGATATTTCTGGGGGCGGTAGGTCTGGCCTTCCTGATTGCGGCGCCTGCGGTGATACAGCTGTTTACCTTCGAGGACGAAGTGGTTCGCTATGGTGTACAATGTCTGCGGCTGATGAGCCTTGGATATGTGTTTTTTGCCTATGGGATGGTGATTACACAATCTTTCAACGGTGCAGGGGATACCCGTACCCCTACCTTGATTAATCTGGTGGCCCTGTGGATGTTTCAGATGCCGCTGGCGTATTCGCTGGCAATATGGCTCAACTGGGGCCCCCAGGGCGTATTCTGGGCTATTGCCATTGCCGAATCCATGATGGCGGTGGCAGGAGTACTGCTATTCCGCCGCGGTACCTGGAAACAAGTGAAGATTTAG
- a CDS encoding PfkB family carbohydrate kinase encodes MSLTVVGTMAFDEIETPFGKSGKIIGGSATFIAWAASNFVNPINQVSVVGEDFPQTELDALSSKGVALEGVQVKKGEKSFYWSGKYHLDMNTRDSLVTDLNVLADFSPVIPESYQGSEFLILGNLTPQVQMSVLDQLTVRPKLIVMDTMNFWMEVAMDDLLKVLKRVDVLMVNDSEARQLSGEYSLVKAAKKIMTMGPRYLIIKKGEHGALLFHENHVFFAPAMPLDEVYDPTGAGDTFAGGFIGYLAKTRDLSFENMKTAIIVGSAMASFCVEKFGTSRLREVTHQEITTRLEQFVQLVNFDIDLV; translated from the coding sequence ATGTCTCTCACAGTCGTAGGCACGATGGCGTTCGATGAAATAGAAACGCCCTTTGGTAAATCAGGAAAAATCATTGGTGGTTCAGCCACTTTTATCGCATGGGCTGCCTCTAACTTCGTGAACCCTATCAATCAGGTATCTGTGGTAGGTGAAGACTTCCCCCAGACTGAACTGGATGCACTCTCCTCCAAAGGAGTAGCATTGGAAGGTGTACAGGTGAAAAAAGGTGAAAAATCCTTCTACTGGTCTGGTAAATACCACCTGGATATGAACACCCGCGATTCACTGGTTACAGACCTGAACGTACTGGCTGATTTTAGCCCGGTTATTCCTGAAAGTTATCAGGGCAGCGAGTTCCTGATCCTGGGTAACCTCACTCCGCAGGTTCAGATGAGTGTACTGGACCAGCTCACCGTAAGGCCTAAGCTGATCGTAATGGACACCATGAACTTCTGGATGGAAGTAGCTATGGACGACCTGCTGAAAGTGCTGAAAAGAGTGGATGTACTGATGGTGAATGATAGTGAAGCCCGTCAGCTGAGTGGTGAATACTCTCTGGTAAAAGCAGCTAAAAAGATCATGACCATGGGTCCGCGTTACCTGATCATTAAAAAAGGTGAACACGGAGCGTTGCTGTTCCACGAAAACCACGTATTCTTTGCTCCTGCCATGCCGCTGGACGAAGTATATGACCCAACCGGTGCCGGTGATACCTTTGCCGGTGGTTTCATCGGATACCTGGCTAAAACCCGTGATCTGTCTTTCGAAAACATGAAAACAGCCATCATCGTTGGTTCTGCAATGGCTTCTTTCTGCGTGGAAAAATTTGGTACTTCCCGTCTGAGAGAAGTTACACACCAGGAAATCACTACCCGTCTGGAACAGTTTGTACAGCTGGTAAACTTCGATATCGATCTGGTGTAG